gccaaaataaattattacaagatataaataatgatttaaCGAAAAATCttcaaaaagaaaaacaaaaaaaaaacacacaatctaataattatttattgggtaaaaaaaaaatttctgAAAAAGACTTTGAAAATTCTATAGACAAAGAATTATTTAACTAATATTCGAAGgcaacaaaaataaaaattgttttgtcttattattattttttttgtaaccctatctttgtttattttaacacataatttatataaaaatttcacttgttttattttgtcctttatttttataaaatattattacgCATATACCCATATGTTTACATATTCATTGATTTGTGTTGTACATATGTGTGtgcgtttttttttttttttaaatttttaatcttcaatattttgagaaacttgtttataattaaatttgttgTAAATCAAAAAGGTGGCAAAAgctacttaaaaaaattaaaatataaataaaaattttcattacaAAAGGAATAACCATATAACCATCAAAACGGTTGCATGGGTTAAAAAATCAGGTGAATAGGATACTGCATATAGGAAAAGGGAACGatgttatataatacatattcaaaaacaaatatatacaacgattaatttttacaaacataataatatgcacatattgtgtgtgaaataaaacaaaataaaaaaaaaaaaattatgataattcCAGTGACTTTACATAAAAGTATGGCAAAAATACAACATGCTCTATATCAATACTATAGttgtattttcatattaatggATAAGGATACTAAACAAATTAGTAAGACAAAAATAGATAATGGAATTTAAGAgatgaatttataattattcctTATTGTTAGTCCCAACTTCTGCTTTAATTGGTAACTTTAAATTAAAGTCTTGAAGAATAgtatcaaaattttcagTTTGATTATAAAGAAGATAATTTTCtgtatttaataatttcatattttcaatGTATGTGTgtatagatatattatcattcatataatcatataataataataatctattttgtgtatttgtatattttattaaatttaaaaaagaattttcTAAAACAGGATTTAATAATTGTATAATATCGTTAGTACCATTTTCATCACattgaaataataattcatcatgaatttgtaaaatcaattttgttgattttatataatttttatatttttttaataaggaaatatttatattattcattttgagAAAAGTATCGATATCTTGATTGggattatcaaaataaGAAAGTATTTTATGACATGATAATAATGCAAATTTCATAATATCAGCAGCACAACCTTGAATAGGTGTATTCATACttattctatatttatttttaatagttGGATCAACTAATCTTTTTCTTCCTATTAATGTATAAACtgaattaatatttttaactagtattttttgtttttgcataaatttaaatacatttggataaaagttaaaaaaattatcaattaAAGATTTTGCAAAATTTTCACTAAccaataaatttttagcTAACCCATTTTCTGATTGtccatataatataccaTATATAACCGTTTTTGTCATTCTTCTTAATTCTTTTGTTACATCATTTGTGTTAAATAAAACTTTGGCTGTTTCTACAAACACATCACTAttatttaacatttttaatagttGACTATCAAAGCTTAAATATGCCATAACAAATAATtccatttgtttataatcGAAAGTAAGTAAATTTTGATTTACAGATTTGTTCTTTACATGTTTTGTTTTAACAGATATCGgttttatatcatcattttttaatgaaatgGTGCATCTAAATTTTGaatgaatattttgtaaatttggTTGATCACATGATAATCTACCTGTTGATGCTCCTAATTGATTAAAATTGCAATGAATTTTGttagtatttttttgtatatgctTTGGtaaattttcaatataattttgaaataatttttttgattctctatatagttttatattactaataatttgttttatattttctttttctttttcaccaacataattatttttttccaactcatcaattattattttcagcattttattatttgtttgtaatgatttatttcttttcatttcatttattgtATTACTATATTGtcgaatttttattttactattcatttcgttatttattttttctgatATATCATGATTATTCGAAGTAAACCCGTTGGACTCTTGAATGTCTAATGAGGCTAAAGAATTTAATTCATCAAATTCGTCTCCACAATTTTGTTCCTCCAATGTTATGTTAGACACATCTTGCTGTTGtgttgaattttttttttttttctttttatcaTGGTTGGCGCTACCATTGGAGTCGTTTGTTTGGATTTGACCATTTGAGatataatcaaaataattggAATTCAAATTCAAGACATTCATTAAGTGATCTTCACTATCATTGATACTGAAGGGGTTCACAACATTTTTTGAAGCAGCTATTTCATTGTTCGGATTTTCAAGTGAAGTTTTAATTTCGTGATTAAAGCCACCATTAAATAATGCTTTAGATAAAAGAGAGGAAACTTGTTTAGatgaatttaaatttatatcatatcCACATAATTGCTCTATctgttttttatacatcAATGGatcatttgaattattttgtatttcttgtatttttttttgatttaaatatattccttctttttcaatttcacttatacaaaaaattaatggcTGTTCTACTTTAATATAAAgtgttaatatattcatattattttttaatagatttattaaataattaaataatataattaaaaatatatttcgaGAAATGCAATAACTCATCATATCTTCTTCTgtaatttcatatatacttcttttattaccaaatactatttttttaatattatttatatgttttactTCTACATTTGTGAAAGTAAAtttgaaattattttccttaTTCGGATTGTTCTCTTGAAGGTTGTTTACTTTTTCGAGGcgatttttctttttttcatttttcgttttttcaattttctttttttttggggcgtctttttttttttgatattttccCCATCCATAAATTCCAAACTTTCCAGATAGGACATCCGAAAATTCTGGTGGGACAATCGAATAGGATCTAAAATATGGggcaaattttttatattcattatttgaaagtgataaaaaatcattatGTGTTTTTTCAGtatatgaagaaaatacgTTCTGTAATTTTTCTCCTCTTTGAACGAGTTGCAATAATGTGCttacaatataaatatcgaatacatttttaatatttaataagtttatttttaaattgttaaaTATGTGTATTAATGTTTTGTAGTCATATACGACAAACAGAAATGGGTTCacatctttttctttttcataacTTATGCTATTCGTTTCGTTTGAAAATTCGCCCTTCATGCATTCGTTGATCATTTCCTTGACTTTATCATTCTTTTCTAATTcgtttatattaaaagtgaaaaaatatattttctctttCTCTTGGTCACCACCTATATtgcaattattttttgtgagTTGTTCCGATACTTTTGTCTGATTAAGTAAAACATTTCCAATAATGGGGTGCTTGCTATTTGCGTCTTGGCTAGTCCAATATGTAATGAGCCCACCATTATCTTCTTGctcatcattttcttcattttctatattattattatttttttttttcttctttccTTTTTCAGCGTCATCAGAAATGGATTCCTGATCCAATTTTTgcaaaacatttttttcgtatGATTTCGTAAAATTCGAATTACCTAAAGTGTctgatttattattattggcGAGgtctaaaaaattataaaaatcataattttcaaaagGCTTTAAAATGCTtgttaatatttcaaaatcaTTAGGAACAACTAcatgaaatattaaataagtaGGAAGAGAAAAACATTTGGATTTGTATTTATCATCTGTTATTTCGGAAAACCaacttatataaattttgataGATTTTATCCAATCATATACTAcagtattatatttattagtgGGTAATGTGTGTGGatcatttgttttgtttattCCATCGTTTTCAACAACTATATGTGCgttttcgttttttattttatctaatttatacttttttaatgtgTAAAGAAGCGAGTTAAAAGAACTGGCTTCGGTTAGAATATTCtccttctttttttgtaaagcatatataacattattataatttataaaatgagAATAATTGTGTACttgcttatatatataaatatttttaatattttgtatattggtattcttatattttcttaaaatGTTACGATGTTTTATTACAATAGAAgataatttcatttttcacaTTCTCTAGTATAGTTTAggatattcaaaaaaaaataaaaatccaaaaaaataaagataccCCTTCACATCATGTGAGTgtaattaaatttgtaaaagtaatattttttgttccCTTGGTTTTACTAaattgtttcttttttatcagCATTCTTTTACCCCCATTCATTTGTTATGCtgtaatatgtatataacaTTGGGGttgttttttcaaaatttaatttccaattttaataaaaatggggATTTCAAAGAATTAGGTAATGGCAACAAATTATTCcaagtttttattttttacacacTCTCCTTTgcttcatttttatttatcaaaagAGTTTGCATTACATCCTTTCGCTATTCATTtagttaatatattttagcATACGCacaatgcatatatatataatattattacataatttattaaccTTTTTCTGTAATAACGAAATAGCCAATATCGctgataaaatttaattagtAAAATCACCAttttaatgtaaaaaaaatggagaaaaaaaaaaaaaaaaatagctagccataaaaattatgtattttttccgCAAGtcatatatttgaaaaatgttCTAAATTTCCACAATGAAACTATAATTTATACCTTTAACAATGTGACCTTTCAGatgtttccttttttaaacCTCTTTTATAagcattatttattatttttttttttaataaaaatagttttttcattattttgctATTTTGGCGAGTTGACACCACTGAAAGGTACTGTGTGCAAACTGCCAAAtcgatgataaaaaaatagagtAATGGTGATTTCAAAATTTGGTTAGTTTTATCGAATTATGTTTTAGGAGTTATTATGTAGACACATATGCGCCattgtattatattcaCGAACATTTTGTGTGCACAATTTAAAACGGCATTAAAACAAGATTAAACAAaatcattaaaaattattttaaaaatttattaaaaaaacggttaaaaacatatttaaaaaattatatggaaATAGTAAGCatgttttaaatgaaaagtaCCTTCCTTGACTTTCAAAGCATAAGGTGGTACTTTGTCACAAAATAAAACgtgaatataaatttacaaagtataaatatactaaTCCATGGGTATATCAAAAATGGATAATTGTTTATGCCTATATAGGATAAATTGCATGGCTTTCGGAAATTGTTGTGATTTGAAAATTGTTTAAGAGATCTAAACAAAgagaaatattaaaaaaaataattaaaaaatagatcACGTtgttaaaacaaatatcaATAGCCAAAGGTTTGtggaatataaaatttgggAACTGATGTTAGATTGTCTTGACTCTTTTATCTtagcataaaatataataaaaaaacgatttattataattcaaCATTTGCTCTtggtaaataaataagtgAAAACATGTTACTAAACATGGATGATATAAgtcctttatttttatttacattttcttctttactATCAGTATTAAATACTTTTTGAAGATCATTTGTTataattgtatttatttgttcgGTTGTatcaatatattcattatctAGAAACTTTTCTAACGCGTCCAAATTATTTAGGTGGCCTTTAAATTCGATGTTTTTTTGCATTAGTTTTTTTGGAGATCGCGCTAAAGAGtttattaatgaaaaattattaaaaaaattataaacacGAGAAAAGaatgttttgtttttattattatcagtgtctacattattttcattaacatttgaattatcgaggttatattttaaagggTCTAAATTATTCATACCATTTTGATCGTTTCCATTGATCATGCTCATATCTACATTTAACGATTTAGCTAATTCGTAATCTAATTCTTCATCTGGGTCTTCatcattatcatcatttttattttttgattttttattatttttacatttatcTCCACCAATAGATTTAAAGCATGTATTAGGTGTATAAAAGGGACTGTTTTGGAATAGctcattctttttttttatataatcactttctttttttagaaatctagcataattttcaaaggttttcttgtttttttttttaggtattatatttacttttatatcttttaaattaaaatatttgttattaAATTCGATTAATAAATCACCATTACTATTTACTGCTCCTTTTCCATTAGTTGAGTGAAATAACTTTTCATTAAAAActggaaaaaaatgttttactTCATCTATATCAAATTCATCAGCGGAGTCTTTAAGAATATCATTTAAAGAGAACAGTtcattctttttctttttttcttgacgatcttttatataaattttacagcatccattttcatcattcgtaaataaataacaattgtaaaaaatgtgtttttcaaaaatgttCATATATCTGCATCGTTCATTTTCGTCATTTACTTTGCCCGTAGGATTTCCtgttattatgtttttgtTCAATAATATTGAACTCAAGAAAATAAGTGATATAACTACATTCATACTATCtccatttattatttatacaacaaaaatgattaattttctattattaAACTCTATTATACACAAATGTtgtgataatatatatacttttactaaggaataaaataaactttttatattgtcactattcttatattattttattttttgtaatacaatttttagaaaaaaaaattgtagtATATAccatgtgtatatatttaacgctatacatataaaaatgtaaacgTACaactttataaatttagGAAATtgtgatttatttttcttttcacactaacattttatataacacACACTCCATTgtactttttattaaatacaataaagaaaaattataaatgcacatataatatattttatccaaatatttatatattatacacgTCTATgctaattttttacaatgctaacaaaataatgtgTTTTCTTTTGTAAATGTTACTTACCttcatattaaataaaaaataaaataaaataattgaaaataataattttttttaaattaaaagggagaaaaatatattaaaaattatttattattgtagAGTAATAAAATCAGGATGACGGTGTTAAaagattttttaataagcacaccagaaaaaaaatatgcataaaataatatatgcaatatatataatatagaaaGAAAAACATTATATCCCCATAAAGAACAAAATAAccaatttaataatttggaaaaaaacatatttttttaaaacatgaTTTAAAACGAAGAATAATAGGAAAAAATAGGTTATTGACTAAAACTGTGttacaaaattttgatgtttttttaatattatttttgctattttaatatttctactattgtacaaaaaaaattttaattaaagaagaaaattgtacaacatatataaataatgttgCAAAGTTATGTaatctatattatatatatacataacacacaataaaaaacagttatttatttttaagggATGGATAAATGATAGAAAACGGATTGTAAAACtataaaaagttttaaagatataatacgattattatatatatgtatatgtcacaaaaatatgggggtattcaaaataatatgaattacATTGCTAATAAGAATACAGAAAATTCTCCTGAAATTAAtgtacaatttttaaagcaACAAAAAAggggaatatatatactagcATAATATGGCtgataaatatgcacacaggtatgcttatttattctttttgaAAGTATAATAactatgtaaaaaaaatgaccAAATGaactaaataaaaagtaaagaattaaaaatgacaataaaattaaagaatGCAATATGTAGACATATTTTTAGATATGAGAAAAACAAGTGTGTAATTTTTATGCTCCAACCAACTTATTTTTCAACGCTAAAAAGGTATAGTACAAAAAACAATGATTATATGAACGGCAAGGTAAAAACAGGACATATGTTAAaagctaaaaaaaataatttttcatatgacaataaaaataatttgataaataatgaCGTATTTTTGAGAAAAACacatgataataataataaaaataaaataaacaaagaaatatacaaaaaaataaacactGAACTAATTGAGAATAACaacttttttcaaaatgataaattattttataattatattgtgTGTAAAGTTGTTCGAGAGGTTAAAAACCTCAGTTGTATAACTAGCGATttcttttatcatttaaacaaatttcacataaattttattaacaataattcggattttttttttttaaaatttaccAAGACATCCAAGATATTTTTTGGTGTGTTATTTAGTTTTTCACTACTTTtgacaatatttttagtatcctcatcaaattatttagagtataatattatattaaaatatcacataaaatttcattcattacttttttcctttttttcgGCATATTATTTAGCTCTACAAATaggaaattattatttaaaaaataatttgcattatatatataccctCACCTTTTTAGCTAATTCTGTTATTTCTATGTTTATGGCagattataatatatggggttcttattattttttatccttaaattatttaagttttttagcaattaattattataatatgtttttaaaaacattccctatacaaatatttagaAATACCAACAAgcttatttcattttcccTTTTGTCCTCTTATTTAGCAGTAAACAAAGGGAAATATATcgagaaaaatattgaattattaaaCGATGAAAATGCAGATATTAgatcatttaaattatttaaaatattgcCATACTTTTTATAGAATTAAGCTGTGAGAGGTTATTAGAAGAagcttttattattatattatttgtatccATGCAGCATATGTgtgttgtttttttcttcgttttttttatatgatagCTAAGTGTTTGCGAATAGTTGCATACAATGgttatatccatttttcCTTTATAGAATTCATACTTAGTGTGAATTCCcaataattcatataaattcaAAGTATGATATATCTACCCTAGTGTGTTTAtgtgttaatatattttgaatatatgcgacaaaaacatatttaattactctttgttttttaacCTAATAATTTAACCCTTTAATGTGgtacacaaaaaataatgaaatagcaaaataatgaaataacaatgttaataaaaattaaaatatatatcatgcATCCCTAATTTTtacatgttttatttacattaaaAAACGTTTCTATCgaacttttttattttcaaatattttttaacctAAAGTATTATATAGAACACACAACGCAGgaatattatgcatatatattattgtcttgaatattattatgcttaaaataaaggagacattttttgtggcaatatataatatcataattttatcattcgccattttttttcatttcgcCTCTTTTactatacataaaataggtagataaataaataaatatatatatatataataaaaaatttgaatgaCTTTATTtgtgtgttttttttattactttttatgtaaaaaatagcttgttttttttttatcatatatgtGAGCTATATAAAAGGCACCTATTAGAGATGCAcggtatttatatatttttttataattgatATATTAGTAAAAATTCAGGgctattataaaaaaaatataatatatgtagagaagcaatttataaaaattatcgGTAaacggaaaaaaaaatgtaattttttatagtttattaattaaaataaggaataaaaaaaaacaaatagcGGAAAACATTGTATTATGAAGTATGTACatttaaaatgtattttagTTCAGATTTATGCcgaagaaaaaattttaattttagtaaacctttttgaattatattcaaaagtatataacacataacatatataatataaggATAAATTCATACATGCTTGCACATATATAAgtacaataataaatacagCCAGCtcgcatatatatataataatttaggCGTAAGGGCATAgacttttaatttataaatatcattttccatatatattatatgaatgtaATGATACGAAGCTATTTTCGTGAgttgtaataaataaatgtacaaaattctttttttcatatatatataatagattttatatatatacgacAAAAGATTAACTACATGGTACTCGAAGCTATTTAAGTATgccttttaatttttcacaaAGCATTAATTTCTGTAcgtttttttaacttaatttatatgcctacatatatatacacagacataaatgcatatatacattgatagattttaaataattcctaaaaataaaaaaacaaataatttttttttagtatatattaataccTTTTGATGAATATCAAAGTATGTGATATACATTGTATGCATAACATGTGGTAATTTTTCTGTTCATTTTTGAgcataagaaaaatatcgattgatattttccttttttgcaattttattttatttttcctaCCTGTTTgaataacatatatatgtatatttatatgtttaagacaataattatgtggaattttctttttcgtTTTGTTTCTATTTAATTATGCAATTAGCTCATTTATAGAATGTGTTTTAAATTGCAAATgcttattaaaattaatgttTATTCAATTcaattgcatatataattttttttttttaaatccaaaaagcaatatttttcatattttataatttgaataCAAATTCAttcaattaattttattccacattttccatttgctttcatatacatatatatacacatttttaattataattttattgttttaatttttacaaaactatttgaatatttatattagtaGTTTCCTCCTAcacctttttttattctttatctatcattattattatttattattattatatttttttatttttgaactTGTTTTATACGTTTTATGATCCACATTGTTTATTTGTGATTTCTATATGCAGTTGTTTTCTGCACCCATCATATATTAGTGAACATATGATTCAtatgtttgttttttttttatatttttttattgctaATTCagaatttattattttttaattttttttttttgtaaagtGCTCATAAATGCATACGGTTTACAAAAGCGAGAGTTTGATTGAATGTagcaattttttattgtgcAGTAAAGAAGAGATCGAGGAATTTCTGGAATTGAATGAGATAAAACATGATAATGAAGagacatatataaattataatatagagTGTGCattgaataaaaatgtgcatGATAAAAAGGATGAGATAAGTAACCgaagaaatataataacaaatgataatgtaactgaaaataaaaaacacgAATATGGTGTATCAGATCCTGTATCTTTAGATTATCCAACAGAAgaagatttaaaaaaaggtaATGATGTTGtagaattattaaaaagttataatttatttgaaacTGAACaagcattaaaaaaaagagaaaaagtATTAGGtatgataaataaattatttcatgAGTTTGTAATTGAGTTATCTATAAGTCAAGGAATAAATGAAGAGGAGgcaaaagaaatatatggaaatttatatacatttggTTCATATAGATTAGGAGTAATAACACCAAATAGTGATATtgattgtatatttttagcaCCACAAAATGTAACaagagaaatattttttaatgagttttatttaaaattacaaCAAGATagaaatgtaaaaaaattacaagcATTGCCAGAAACATATACACCTATTATTCAATTTATGTATGATGATGTAGATATAGATTTATTATTAGCGACATTGCCATATAGGACTTTAAAAGATTGCCGTTATACATTAGATAATGATTATatacttaaaaatttagatgAAGTAACAGTTCGATCTTTAAATGGTATACGGGTTGCTGATTTAATTTTAGGTTCGGTAccaaataaagataatttTCGAAACACTCTtagatttataaaattatgggCAAAAAGAAGAGGAATCTATAGTAATATTTTAGGTTTTTTAGGAGGTATTTCATGGGCATTATTGACAGCTAAGATTTGTCAAATATAtccaaattataatattagtcaattaatttgtaaattttttagaGTTTATTCTATATGGAATTGGAAATATCCTGTtcttatacaaaatattaaaaaatataatgttgaaggattaaaaaattttactaTATGGGATccagaaaaaaatgttaaagaCAAATTACATATCATGCCAATTATTACCCCCGCTTTTCCTTGTATGAATTCAACACACAATGTTACATATTGCACTAGAAGTATTTTAATCGAAGAATTTAAACGTGCCCACTCCATTATTAGTTATATGGAATTAAATCCAGATGCAGATATTGGACAAGTTATGGAACATGTCAATAATTTGATGAGTCATGGAAATgctattaatattaataatgtaGCAAAATCTGGTGATAttgaaaatgttaatattCATAGTAGCAGTAGTAGTATATGGTCATGTATTATTGAGccttttgatttatttaaaacatataaacattttttacacaTTCAAATTATGGGAACTAATGagcttatatataatttatggaAAGGTTGGATAGAAAGTAAAATTAGGTTACTCTTTAAAAAGTTAGAAACTATTAATGAACTAAAAATTCGACCATTCCCTAAATTTTATACTTACAAAAAagacaaattttattattgctcttctttttttattgcccttatatttttttttaaaaacccTTATGACAATACTTTTAACTTATCATACGCAATCAGAGATTTTATAGACATTGTCCTAAATTGgccacaaaaaaataaatatgcaaactcatttaaaattaacatCAGCTACCAAAAAGTATCTCAGGTCTTGGACTTCTTGTCAAGCGTTTCAAATGATTCAAAGGAAAATAATGGAGATAGTTAAGAAGTGAGCGAATTCGAAAATATcgaaaaaattgttttaggGAAATAACTGAGGAAtggttatttttatgtgcAAACAATatgttttgtttatttttttttttattttaaaaaacatttttttttcattctaATAATGAACAATGATCGGGAATatatagctattttttttaaaaaaacattttaaatcaccaccatatatatatatgtggtAGGCTACCAAACCTCCACACATATTCacctattttttttcctatttaaatatgattt
This genomic interval from Plasmodium chabaudi chabaudi strain AS genome assembly, chromosome: 11 contains the following:
- a CDS encoding poly(A) polymerase PAP, putative, producing the protein MHTVYKSESLIECSNFLLCSKEEIEEFLELNEIKHDNEETYINYNIECALNKNVHDKKDEISNRRNIITNDNVTENKKHEYGVSDPVSLDYPTEEDLKKGNDVVELLKSYNLFETEQALKKREKVLGMINKLFHEFVIELSISQGINEEEAKEIYGNLYTFGSYRLGVITPNSDIDCIFLAPQNVTREIFFNEFYLKLQQDRNVKKLQALPETYTPIIQFMYDDVDIDLLLATLPYRTLKDCRYTLDNDYILKNLDEVTVRSLNGIRVADLILGSVPNKDNFRNTLRFIKLWAKRRGIYSNILGFLGGISWALLTAKICQIYPNYNISQLICKFFRVYSIWNWKYPVLIQNIKKYNVEGLKNFTIWDPEKNVKDKLHIMPIITPAFPCMNSTHNVTYCTRSILIEEFKRAHSIISYMELNPDADIGQVMEHVNNLMSHGNAININNVAKSGDIENVNIHSSSSSIWSCIIEPFDLFKTYKHFLHIQIMGTNELIYNLWKGWIESKIRLLFKKLETINELKIRPFPKFYTYKKDKFYYCSSFFIALIFFFKNPYDNTFNLSYAIRDFIDIVLNWPQKNKYANSFKINISYQKVSQVLDFLSSVSNDSKENNGDS
- a CDS encoding DNA polymerase 1, putative; translation: MKLSSIVIKHRNILRKYKNTNIQNIKNIYIYKQVHNYSHFINYNNVIYALQKKKENILTEASSFNSLLYTLKKYKLDKIKNENAHIVVENDGINKTNDPHTLPTNKYNTVVYDWIKSIKIYISWFSEITDDKYKSKCFSLPTYLIFHVVVPNDFEILTSILKPFENYDFYNFLDLANNNKSDTLGNSNFTKSYEKNVLQKLDQESISDDAEKGKKKKKNNNNIENEENDEQEDNGGLITYWTSQDANSKHPIIGNVLLNQTKVSEQLTKNNCNIGGDQEKEKIYFFTFNINELEKNDKVKEMINECMKGEFSNETNSISYEKEKDVNPFLFVVYDYKTLIHIFNNLKINLLNIKNVFDIYIVSTLLQLVQRGEKLQNVFSSYTEKTHNDFLSLSNNEYKKFAPYFRSYSIVPPEFSDVLSGKFGIYGWGKYQKKKDAPKKKKIEKTKNEKKKNRLEKVNNLQENNPNKENNFKFTFTNVEVKHINNIKKIVFGNKRSIYEITEEDMMSYCISRNIFLIILFNYLINLLKNNMNILTLYIKVEQPLIFCISEIEKEGIYLNQKKIQEIQNNSNDPLMYKKQIEQLCGYDINLNSSKQVSSLLSKALFNGGFNHEIKTSLENPNNEIAASKNVVNPFSINDSEDHLMNVLNLNSNYFDYISNGQIQTNDSNGSANHDKKKKKKNSTQQQDVSNITLEEQNCGDEFDELNSLASLDIQESNGFTSNNHDISEKINNEMNSKIKIRQYSNTINEMKRNKSLQTNNKMLKIIIDELEKNNYVGEKEKENIKQIISNIKLYRESKKLFQNYIENLPKHIQKNTNKIHCNFNQLGASTGRLSCDQPNLQNIHSKFRCTISLKNDDIKPISVKTKHVKNKSVNQNLLTFDYKQMELFVMAYLSFDSQLLKMLNNSDVFVETAKVLFNTNDVTKELRRMTKTVIYGILYGQSENGLAKNLLVSENFAKSLIDNFFNFYPNVFKFMQKQKILVKNINSVYTLIGRKRLVDPTIKNKYRISMNTPIQGCAADIMKFALLSCHKILSYFDNPNQDIDTFLKMNNINISLLKKYKNYIKSTKLILQIHDELLFQCDENGTNDIIQLLNPVLENSFLNLIKYTNTQNRLLLLYDYMNDNISIHTYIENMKLLNTENYLLYNQTENFDTILQDFNLKLPIKAEVGTNNKE